The following DNA comes from Ornithinimicrobium avium.
GTCGGGGGTATGGCGCCCGCGCCCGGCCGCGCCGACGTCCGGGCGGGCCGGTGGCGCGTGGTCACCGGGACCCTGCTGTTCGTGGCCGGCTTCTCCGCCGTCTTCATCGCGATGAGCGTGGTCATCTCCTCCCTCGGGCTGGCCCTGGCGCAGCACCAGGGGCTGCTGCTGCGGCTCGGCGGCGCAGTCGTGGTCGCTCTCGGTCTGGTCATGCTCCTGCAGCCGACGGGCGGCGTGACGGTCCGCTGGCGGCCGGCCGCGGGGCTGGGCGGGGCACCGCTGCTCGGGGTCGTGTTCGGGCTGGGCTTCTCCGCCTGCACCGGCCCGGCGCTCGCGGCGATCCAGACGCTGGGCACCTCGATCCTGCCCGGTGACGGCGCGGTGGGGCGGGCGCTGGTGCTTGCCGTGGCCTACTGCGTGGGGCTGGGCCTGCCGTTCGTGCTCGTGGCCGCGGGCGTGGGACGGGTCTCCCGGGGCTCGCGCTGGCTGCGCGACCACTACCTGGTGGTGCAGCGCGTGGGTGGCGGCCTGCTCGTCGTCCTCGGCCTGCTCATGGTCCTGGGCGTGTGGGCCGAGGCGACCGCGTGGATCCAGTCCCGCCTGACCAGCTCCTTCACGACGGTGATCTGACATGGCCACGGAGACTCCCGCCCGGATCGAGCCGGACTACCCCAAGGACCGCACCAAGCTCGGTGGTCGTGGCGGCGGTGGCGGCAAGGGCGCGATCGGTCTCGTGGGCTGGCTGCGCTGGACGTGGCGGCAGCTGACCAGCATGCGCACCGCGCTGGCGCTGCTGCTCCTGCTCGCGGTCGCCGCGATCCCCGGCTCGATCTTCCCCCAGCGCGGCGTGGACCCCTCCCGGGTGCGCACCTACCTGGAGGAGCACCCGGACGCCGGGCCGTGGCTGGACCGGGTCGGTATGTTCGACGTCTACGCCTCGCCGTGGTTCGCCTCGATCTACCTGCTGCTGATGATCAGCCTGGTCGGCTGCGTGCTGCCGCGGCTGCGCCTGCACCTGCAGGCGATGCGCGCCCAGCCGCCCCGCACGCCGTCCCGGCTGACGAGGATGCCCTCGCGCGCCGAGGCCGTGCTCGACGCCCCGGCGGGGGACGTGGTGGCCGCAGCCCGGGCCGAGCTGGTCCGGCGCCGCTACCGGGTCCGGGCCGAGGAGGAGGGGGCGCTGGTCGTCTCCGCCGAGAAGGGCTACCTGAAGGAGACCGGCAACCTGCTCTTCCACCTGGCGATCCTCGGGGTGATCGTCTCGGTGGCGGTGGGCCACCTCTTCGGCTGGCGCGGCGAGATCATCCTCAAGGAGGGGGAGACCTTCACCACGGGCGCGGCCAGCTTCGACACGCTCAACCTCGGCCCGCTCGTGAACCCGGACGACCTGCCGGTGTTCTCGCTGCGACTGGACGACCTGGACGTGCAGTTCGAGCACGAGGCGCAGGGCGCCCAGTTCGGCCAGCCGCGGGTCTTCGCCGGGGACGCCACGGTCCAGCGCGGCGCGGACGCGCCGGAGACGAGGGCCTTCGCCGTCAACAAGCCGCTGCACGTGGCCGGCACCTCGGTCTTCCTCCTCGGCAACGGCTACGCACCGGTGGTCACGGTGCGGGACGCCGGGGGCAAGATCCTCTTCAGCGACGCGGTGACCTTCCTGCCGCAGGACAACAACTACTCCTCCCAGGGCGTGATCAAGGTCCCGGCGGCCTCGCCGGGCCTAGGTTTTGTCGGCGGCTTCCTGCCGACCCTGGAGTTCGTCGAGGGACTCGGCCCGACCTCATCCTTCCCCGGTCTGGTCGCGCCCGCGCTGGTGCTCACCGCCTTCGAGGGAGACCTGTTCCCCGAGGGGCGGGCGCAGTCGGTCTTCTCGATCGAGACGGATTCGATGACCCAGCTGCAGCAGGAGGGCGGCGAGCCGCTGCGCCTCCTGCTCGAGCCGGGCGACGTGCTCGAGCTGCCCGACGACCGCGGCACCATCGAGATGGAGTCGGTGATCCGCTGGGGCGGGCTGCTGGTCCGGCACGACCCCGGGCGCACCCCGGCCCTCCTCTTCGCCGGTCTGGCGCTGCTCGGGCTCGTGCTCACGCTCGGCGTGCGGCGCCGCCGGGTCTTCGTGCGCGTGGCACCGGCCGGCCCCTCCGGCGCCCAGGAGCACCCGGGCGACGCCGCGCTGCATACTGGAGTGACCGTCGCCGGACTGCCCAAGGGCACCGACCCCGGCCTGGACGACCTCGTCGACCAGGTTCTCGCACGGACCGTGGCCGCCTCCGGCGGGCGCGTGGTGACAGACAAGGACGACACCTGATGACCGACCCGACCCTCGCAGCCGCCTCCGACTACCTGATCTGGGGCGCGATCATCGTGCTGGCGCTGGCGATGCTGGCGTTCTCGCTGCACCTGGCGCTGACCGGCACCGCCCGCCAGAGCCGCGCGGAGAGCAGGGTCCTGGTGGGTGCCGGCGCCGGGTCGCCCGAGGCGGCCCGGGAGGCGGACGTCCCGCCCTCGACGCCCGGAGGGTCCGCGAGCGACCCCGCTCCTTCGCGGCGCTGGGGCGTGATCGGGCTGCAGCTGACCTGGCTGGCGACCTTCGCGGTCGTCGGCGGCACCGCCCTGCGGGCGCTGTCCGTCTCGCGCGCCCCGCTGGGCAACATGTACGAGTTCTCGCTCATGGCCTCCGCGTTCGCGCTGGTGATCTACTCCGTCTGGAGCCTGCGCAAGGACCGGCTGTGGCTGGGCGCCTTCGTCGTGCTGCCCGTGCTCGTCATCCTGGGCGCCGCCCGGCTGTGGTGGTACACCGAGGCGTCCCAGCTGATGCCCGCCCTGGACAACATCTGGCTGGTCATCCACGTGACCGTCGCCACCCTGTCCGTCGGCCTCTTCACCATCGGTGCCGCGCTCGCCACGGCCTACCTGCTCAAGGACCGGGCCGAGTCCCGCGGTGACGTGCGAGGGTGGCTGGCCGCCCTGCCGACCGGCCAGGCGCTGGAGCGGATGACCTACGGGATCCACATCTTCGCCTTCCCGCTGTGGACCTTCGCGCTGATGTCCGGCGCGATCTGGGCCGAGCAGGCGTGGGGCCGCTACTGGGGCTGGGACCCCAAGGAGACCTGGACCTTCGTGATCTGGGTCGTGTACGCCGCCTACCTGCACGCCCGCGCGACCACCGGTTGGTCGGCGCGCCGCTCGACGTGGGTGGCGATCGCCGGCTTCGTCTGCATCATCCTCAACTACACGGTGGTCAACCTGCTCATCACCGGCCTGCACAGCTACTCCGGGGTGGCGTAGTGGTCGCCTTCCGCTACTCCGTGATGAGGGTGATGGTCTTCGCCTTCTTCTTCGCGCTGCTGCTGCTGCTCAAGATGGACCTGTTGCCCGCGGCCGTGGTCGCCGCGCTGGCCTCGATGGTGGTCTCCTACTTCCTGCTCGCCCGGGACCGTGAGGCGATCGCCTCCGGCATCGAGCGGCGGGTGGGTGGTCGCGTCACGCGCAAGCGCCGGGAGAGCGGGCTGGACCACTCGGCCGAGGAGGACGAGGACGCCGAGGCGGACGGGCGGGCCTGAGCGGGGCCGGGGCGTCGGGCGGTCGACCGAACCCCTGCACTCGCCCCGGTTGCGTCGGCGGTCAGCGCGGGGTGTCGACCGAACCCCTGCACTCGCCCCGGTTGCGTCGGCGGTGAGCGCGGGGAGCCGACCGAACCCCTGCACTCGCCCCGGTTGCGTCGGCGGTCGGTGGTCAGCGGGTCTGAGCGCCGGGCCGGGCCTCGACGCTCAGCCCACGAGCGGCGCGAGCGCCAGCCCGATCGTCAGCGCGACCGCGTAGCCCAGCTGGAGGACGCCGGTCCGGGCCAGCGCCGGCAGCAGCTCCCGGCCGACCGCGTCGCTGCGCACGACGCGCAGCGGGCCCAGCGCCAGCGGAGCGGCGAGCAGACCGACGAGCGCGGTGGGGTGGGCCACGGCCGCGACGAGCACCATGACGAACGCCCCGACGACCAGCCAGGTGTAGAGCTCCCTGGTGCGGGCGAAGCCGAGCCGCACGGCCAGGGTGCGCTTGCCGGCTGCCCTGTCGCCCTCGAGGTCGCGCAGGTTGTTGGTCACCAGGATCGCGCAGGCCAGCGCGCCGCAGCCGACGGCGCCGGCGACGGAGGCGAGGTCGAGTCGGTGCGCCTGGGTCCAGGTGGTGCCGAGCACCGCGAACAGCCCGAAGAAGAGGAAGACCATGACCTCGCCCAGCCCCCGGTAGCCGTAGGGCCGCGACCCGCCGGTGTAGTTCCAGGCGGCCCACACCGCGGTGGCGCCCACGAGCAGGAGCGCCCAGGTCTCGGACAGGGCCACCAGGGCCAGGCCCAGCACGCACGCCGCGAAGAAGCACGCGAAGGCCGCCGCCTTGACGGTGCCCGGGTCCGCGAGCCGCTGACCGACCAGCCGGACCGGTCCGACCCGGTCCTCGTCGGTGCCGCGGATCCCGTCGGAGTAGTCGTTGGCGAAGTTGACGCCGACCTGGAGGCCGAGGGCCACGAGCAGCGCGAGCAGGGCCAGGGCGAGGTCGGAGCTGCCGAGGGCGTGCGCGGAAGCCGTCCCCACCAGGACGGGGGCGACGGCGGCCGGGAGCGTGCGGGGGCGCGCCCCCTCGGTCCACTGGGCGAGGGTTGCCACGTAGGGGGTCCTTTACAGGCGCTTGAGGAAGTCCGGGTCGTCGTCGGGGCCGACCGGGCCCTGCGGCCCGCCCCCGCCGCGCGGGCCGAGGAGGGTCTCCAGGATGCTGGTCGGCCGGCCCGCGACGAGCCAGGCCGCGCCTCCCACCAGCGGGAAGAGCAGGATCATCACCAGCCAGAGCAGCTTGGGGACGCCGCGCACCTGCTCATCCTCGGTCTGCACCGCGTCGACGACGCAGTAGATCGTGAAGGCGAGCACCGCGACCGCGGCGAGCACGCGTGGCACGAGCCTCTCCTCCTGGTTGTGGGGACTGACCCCCCATTCTGCCACCGCGACCTGGGTGGTCGTGCCCTCAGCCCTCCCCGAGCAGCTCGCGGGCGGCGGCCCGGTCGGGCTTGCCCGACTCCAGCAGGGGTAGGGAGTCGCGCCAGACCACCTGCCGGGGCACCGCGTGCCGGGGCAGTCCGGGCGAGAGGGAGCGCCGCAGCCGGTCCGTGGGCAGCGGCTGCCCGGACGGGACGAGGAGCGCGGCGACCCGATGACCCCACTCCGGGTCGGCGACGCCGACGACGAGCGCGTCGCTCACCCCCGGCAGCCGGCGCAGCGCGGTCTCGACGTCGCGGGGCTCCACCTTGTGACCGCCGGTGACGATGACGTCGTCGAGGCGGCCGAGGACGGTGAGGCGACCTGCGCGCCATACCCCGCGGTCGTCGGTGCGGAACCAGCGGGTCCCGTCCGCGTCGGTGCGGAAACGCTCGGCGGTGAGGTCCGGCCGGTCGGCGTAGCCCTCGGCGAGGACCGGCCCGCCGAGGCTGACCCGACCGTCCTCCTCGACCCGCACCCGGACGTCGCGCAGCGGGGCCCCGTCGTAGACGCAGCCGCCGCTGGTCTCGCTCATCCCGTAGGTGGTGACGACGCGCGCGCCGGCCTCGCGCGCGCGCCCGAGCAGGCCGGCGTCCGCCGCCGCCCCGCCGAGCAGGACCGCGTCGATCTCCTGCAGCGCCCGGGTGCCCGCGGCGTGGTCGAGGAGACGGGCGAGCTGGGTGGGCACGAGCGAGACGAGCCGCAGCGGCGCCGACGTGGACGGGGTACCGAGCCGGTCGACAGCGCGGGCGAACGCCTCGGCGGTGAAGGGTGCGCCAGGCTCGAGCGCCACCGGGTCGGTGCCGGCCAGCGCCGAACGGGCGAGGACCTGCAGGCCGGCGACGTGGTGGGTGGGCAGCGCGAGCACCCAGCGGCCGTGGCCGCCGAGGAGCGCGGCGGTGGCCTCGCCGGAGGCGCGCAGCGCGGCGCCGGGCAGGCGGACGCGCTTGGGGGTGCCGGAGGAGCCCGAGGTGGCGAGGGTCACCGCGCGGGGGGCGTGCGGCGAGGCGTCCAGGAGCCCGCGCAGGTCTGGGGCCAGGTCGTCCCAGGTGGCGCCGGGCGGGACCGCGAGGTCGCCAACGCCGCTCACTGCTCGGTCGGGGCGGCGAAGGAGTTGTCGAGGTCGACGTACCACTCGCCGTCGATCTGCTTCAGCGTGATCGTCGTCCGGCCCATCGGCTCGGCGAACTCCTCGGCGTAGTTGTCGCCGTCGACGACCGCGGTGTCGCCGTCGACGTCGGCGCCGGTGATCTGCAGGCCCTGCAGCGCGGCGGCCGCCGCGGGGTCCAGGCCCTGCGCCTCGGTCTCGGCCTTGAGCACCTCGGGCAGCAGCTCGACGCACATCTCGTGGTCGGCCTTGACCGCGGTCATCGGGCGCTCGATGTCGGTGAAGGACAGGAGGTAGTCGCAGGCCCGCGGGTCCGCGTCGACCATCGCCAGGAGGAACTCCTTGGCGACGTCGGCCGCCGCCTGGCCCTCCTCGCCACCCTCGACCTCGCCCCCGGCGTCGGGGTCCGCGGTGCTCGACGTCTCGTCGGAGGTCTCCTCGACCGCGTCCGTCGGGGCGGTCGGGGCGGGGGCGCCGGTGCTCGCCGGTGCGTCGCCGGGCGCGGTGCTCGGCGTGGTCCCGGGGTCCTCGTCGCCGGAGCACCCGGCCAGCACGAGGGCGCTGACCGCGAGGGCGGTCGTCAGGGCGCGTCGCATGGTGTCCTCCCCTTGCCTCAGGTGCGCGTCGTCGCCCCAGTGTCGCACGTCGGGTGCGGACGGCCGGGACCACGAAGAGGTCAGAAGTACCAGGGGAACGGGCTCCAGTCGGGGGAGCGCTTCTCCAGGAACGCCTCCTTGCCCTCGACCGCCTCGTCGGTCATGTAGGCCAGCCGCGTCGCCTCCCCGGCGAACACCTGCTGGCCCATCAGTCCGTCGTCGGCGAGGTTGAAGGCGAACTTGAGCATCCGCTGCGCGGTCGGGCTCTTGCCGAGGATCTCGCGGGCGACCTGGATCGACTCCGTCTCCAGCTCGGCGTGGTCGGCCACGAGGTTGACCGCGCCCATCCGGTGCATCGCCTCGGCGTCGTAGGCGCGGCCGAGGAAGAAGATCTCGCGGGCGAACTTCTGCCCGACCTGCTTGGCGAGGTAGGCCGAGCCGTAGCCGGCGTCGAAGCTGCCCACGTCGGCGTCGGTCT
Coding sequences within:
- the menE gene encoding o-succinylbenzoate--CoA ligase, translated to MSGVGDLAVPPGATWDDLAPDLRGLLDASPHAPRAVTLATSGSSGTPKRVRLPGAALRASGEATAALLGGHGRWVLALPTHHVAGLQVLARSALAGTDPVALEPGAPFTAEAFARAVDRLGTPSTSAPLRLVSLVPTQLARLLDHAAGTRALQEIDAVLLGGAAADAGLLGRAREAGARVVTTYGMSETSGGCVYDGAPLRDVRVRVEEDGRVSLGGPVLAEGYADRPDLTAERFRTDADGTRWFRTDDRGVWRAGRLTVLGRLDDVIVTGGHKVEPRDVETALRRLPGVSDALVVGVADPEWGHRVAALLVPSGQPLPTDRLRRSLSPGLPRHAVPRQVVWRDSLPLLESGKPDRAAARELLGEG
- a CDS encoding 1,4-dihydroxy-2-naphthoate polyprenyltransferase, encoding MATLAQWTEGARPRTLPAAVAPVLVGTASAHALGSSDLALALLALLVALGLQVGVNFANDYSDGIRGTDEDRVGPVRLVGQRLADPGTVKAAAFACFFAACVLGLALVALSETWALLLVGATAVWAAWNYTGGSRPYGYRGLGEVMVFLFFGLFAVLGTTWTQAHRLDLASVAGAVGCGALACAILVTNNLRDLEGDRAAGKRTLAVRLGFARTRELYTWLVVGAFVMVLVAAVAHPTALVGLLAAPLALGPLRVVRSDAVGRELLPALARTGVLQLGYAVALTIGLALAPLVG
- a CDS encoding cytochrome c biogenesis CcdA family protein translates to MSELVLSGPLLLAVAVAALAGLVSFASPCVLPLVPGFLGYVGGMAPAPGRADVRAGRWRVVTGTLLFVAGFSAVFIAMSVVISSLGLALAQHQGLLLRLGGAVVVALGLVMLLQPTGGVTVRWRPAAGLGGAPLLGVVFGLGFSACTGPALAAIQTLGTSILPGDGAVGRALVLAVAYCVGLGLPFVLVAAGVGRVSRGSRWLRDHYLVVQRVGGGLLVVLGLLMVLGVWAEATAWIQSRLTSSFTTVI
- the ccsB gene encoding c-type cytochrome biogenesis protein CcsB, which encodes MTDPTLAAASDYLIWGAIIVLALAMLAFSLHLALTGTARQSRAESRVLVGAGAGSPEAAREADVPPSTPGGSASDPAPSRRWGVIGLQLTWLATFAVVGGTALRALSVSRAPLGNMYEFSLMASAFALVIYSVWSLRKDRLWLGAFVVLPVLVILGAARLWWYTEASQLMPALDNIWLVIHVTVATLSVGLFTIGAALATAYLLKDRAESRGDVRGWLAALPTGQALERMTYGIHIFAFPLWTFALMSGAIWAEQAWGRYWGWDPKETWTFVIWVVYAAYLHARATTGWSARRSTWVAIAGFVCIILNYTVVNLLITGLHSYSGVA
- a CDS encoding DUF4229 domain-containing protein, which encodes MVAFRYSVMRVMVFAFFFALLLLLKMDLLPAAVVAALASMVVSYFLLARDREAIASGIERRVGGRVTRKRRESGLDHSAEEDEDAEADGRA
- a CDS encoding PLDc N-terminal domain-containing protein, whose amino-acid sequence is MPRVLAAVAVLAFTIYCVVDAVQTEDEQVRGVPKLLWLVMILLFPLVGGAAWLVAGRPTSILETLLGPRGGGGPQGPVGPDDDPDFLKRL
- the resB gene encoding cytochrome c biogenesis protein ResB, yielding MATETPARIEPDYPKDRTKLGGRGGGGGKGAIGLVGWLRWTWRQLTSMRTALALLLLLAVAAIPGSIFPQRGVDPSRVRTYLEEHPDAGPWLDRVGMFDVYASPWFASIYLLLMISLVGCVLPRLRLHLQAMRAQPPRTPSRLTRMPSRAEAVLDAPAGDVVAAARAELVRRRYRVRAEEEGALVVSAEKGYLKETGNLLFHLAILGVIVSVAVGHLFGWRGEIILKEGETFTTGAASFDTLNLGPLVNPDDLPVFSLRLDDLDVQFEHEAQGAQFGQPRVFAGDATVQRGADAPETRAFAVNKPLHVAGTSVFLLGNGYAPVVTVRDAGGKILFSDAVTFLPQDNNYSSQGVIKVPAASPGLGFVGGFLPTLEFVEGLGPTSSFPGLVAPALVLTAFEGDLFPEGRAQSVFSIETDSMTQLQQEGGEPLRLLLEPGDVLELPDDRGTIEMESVIRWGGLLVRHDPGRTPALLFAGLALLGLVLTLGVRRRRVFVRVAPAGPSGAQEHPGDAALHTGVTVAGLPKGTDPGLDDLVDQVLARTVAASGGRVVTDKDDT